From one Neofelis nebulosa isolate mNeoNeb1 chromosome 4, mNeoNeb1.pri, whole genome shotgun sequence genomic stretch:
- the FAM240A gene encoding protein FAM240A: MNNQYVRREVFCGNTCHELKRFWEQEIGKQTYYRQSEEYRLGKSALRKLREGWRQRLEAKLRLQNSPDETKKRTNVGREHLASLTQEDSKH, from the exons ATGAACAATCAGTACGTCCGCCGGGAAGTCTTCTGCGGAAACACCTGCCACGAGCTCAAGCGTTTCTGGGAACAGGAGATCGGCAAACAGACCTACTACAGACAGTCGGAGGAATATCGCCTGGGAAAAAGCGCCCTGAGAAA GCTCAGAgaaggatggaggcagagactggaagcAAAGCTGAGACTTCAGAACAGCCCAGATGAGACCAAAAAGCGGACAAACGTTGGCCGGGAGCATCTCGCTTCGCTGACCCAAGAGGATTCAAAGCACTGA